From the Lolium rigidum isolate FL_2022 chromosome 2, APGP_CSIRO_Lrig_0.1, whole genome shotgun sequence genome, one window contains:
- the LOC124690228 gene encoding 3-isopropylmalate dehydratase small subunit 1-like — MASPPKPVAAICNLTEEAAGPNLPLHSPPPPHGLATMTAAPLLSLTDAATVAAAVAPSRAPTRARTQATPRFPAAVSLRCRRARPLTAAAATGASPSSAAFHGECYVVGDNIDTDQIIPAEHLTLVPSKPDEYRKLGSFAFVGLPTAAYPVPFVVPGEESSRYAVIIGGANFGCGSSREHAPVALGAAGARAVVAEGYARIFFRNSVATGEVYPLELADSGASKECKTGDVVTVDLDSSVLINHTSGKQYKLKPIGDAGPVIEAGGIFAYARKTGMIASKSA; from the exons ATGGCCTCA CCTCCAAAACCTGTCGCTGCAATCTGCAATCTGACCGAAGAAGCCGCCGGCCCTAACCTCCCTCTCcactctccaccaccaccacacggACTCGCCACCATGACGGCGGCTCCTCTTCTATCGTTGACGGACGCGGCGACGGTGGCCGCGGCGGTAGCCCCCAGCCGAGCGCCCACCAGAGCCCGCACCCAGGCCACCCCTCGCTTCCCCGCCGCCGTCTCGCTGAGATGCCGCCGCGCTCGGCCCCTAACCGCGGCCGCCGCCACGGGGgcctcgccgtcgtccgccgcgTTCCACGGCGAGTGCTACGTCGTGGGGGACAACATCGACACCGACCAGATCATCCCGGCCGAGCACCTGACCCTGGTGCCGTCCAAGCCCGACGAGTACCGCAAGCTCGGCTCTTTCGCCTTCGTGGGCCTCCCGACCGCCGCCTACCCCGTCCCCTTCGTGGTCCCCGGCGAGGAGTCGTCCCGCTACGCCGTCATCATCGGCGGGGCCAACTTCGGGTGCGGCTCCTCCCGCGAGCACGCGCCCGTCGCGCTCGGAGCCGCCGGCGCGCGCGCCGTCGTCGCCGAGGGCTACGCCCGCATCTTCTTCCGCAACTCCGTCGCCACCGGGGAGGTGTACCCTCTGGAGCTCGCCGACAGCGGCGCCAGCAAGGAGTGCAAGACCGGGGATGTGGTCACGGTCGACCTCGATAGCTCCGTCTTGATTAACCACACCTCCGGCAAGCAGTACAAGCTCAAGCCTATTGGTGATGCAGGCCCGGTTATTGAGGCTGGTGGGATCTTCGCTTATGCCCGCAAGACTGGAATGATTGCATCGAAATCTGCCTGA